ACTCCTGGAGTGGTATAAAAAAAATTACAGCTAAGGTTCTATTTGGTGTAAGTACTGACCATATTGTTGAGCTGTGTCCGGCTCATGCCCGTTATCCGGAAGAGTTGGTCAAGCTCTTCGGCCAGGCGGAATGAATCATGGAGCTTTCGCTCCACCCTGTTGATGTCAACCATTGTCGGTTTGGTTCTCCCATAGTTTTTCTGTCGAGTAACGCAGGGTTAGTGTCCACACCAGATCGCGAAATGCCGGTTGATTGAGACAGGGACGGTCTTCGATAACCAGCACAAAGCGTTGTTGGCCGATATGCAGGGGCCAGAATCCAAGCTGGCTGTTGCCTGAGGCGTCAGCCAGCGTCCAAGCTTGTTGATTCAGGCCCAAGTTATTGGCGAGCAAGTGTTGGTGTCGTTCATAGAGGGAACCCAGATCGGCACTGACGGCGGATAGCGCTTCGGCGGCTTCATGCGGTATACCACTGGTTGCAAGGTAGAATCCCTGGTTGTCTGCCAACAGCGCCTTGCCAGTGAAGGAAACCTGCTTCAACAGTTCAGGAAGTACATCCTCCAACGGGCCCACCGGTGCCGACAGGGGGGAGTCGAGTCCAGTTAACCAGCCGAGGTCCTGTAGCCTGGAGATCAGCTCCACAGTCGCTTGCTGATCCAGTCCACTCCAGTTGGTAAGACGTTCACTATCTGCAATCGGACATCTGCTTTGCGCCAGAATGCCAAACAACAATCGTCTTGCCGGTTCCATATGGCTTGAACTCGCCGCATAGAAGGTGCCTGCAGGGGTGGGTTCCAAATAGGCAGAGGTATCCAGGTTCATGGTCATGTCATTAGTTCGCCAACGTGGGATCTAGGGAGTAGAGCAGAGACTGCACCAGTAGAGAGACATCGCCCTTTTTGCGGGCATCCACCTCCAATAGTGGCAGTGTGGACCAGCCGAGGGCAGACAGTTCTCGTTGATAATCGCCAATTGTCGGGGTGGATTTTTCATCCATACGGGTAATGCCGATGGAAACCGCTGTGCAGCCGATAAAATCTTTAAAGGCATCAAGAAAAAAGTGGAGGTCGCGAAACGGTTCGATCCGTGAATTGTCGATCAGCAATACCAAGCCGAGTCCGCCTTGTGTGAGAATGTCCCACATAAAGTCAAAACGCTCCTGACCGGGGGTGCCGTATAAGTGGATGCGCTCTTCTCCAGCCAACTGCATAATGCCGTAATCCATCGCGACTGTGGTTTGGGATTTGCGATCTTTCGTCATGTCGCTGGCCAACTCATCAGTGGTAACCATGGGCACATCTGACAGCACGCTGATAGCTGTTGTTTTACCGGCGCCTACAGGGCCGGTGAAAATGATTTTATAATTTGCCATAGGGTTTCATGATCCGGTCTCAGTATTCATCATGCAGCACGCAGATGATTCAGGATGCGCCCCAGCAGTCCTTTACGTGAAGGCTCCGCTTTTTGCATCTGAACCATTTCCTCACCCCCGGGTACTGTTTGAAGTTGTACCAAGCCCAAGTTATGGCAAGCGGAGTAAAAGGCACAGACATAGCGCGCTTCCATGCCCAGGGTGTCCGCAGTCTGGGCCAGGGAAACCGGGGTTCGGGACCACAACGCGGCGATACGAAGAAATGGTGAAATGCTCAATAGCCGGGTTAAATTAGGCCACTGCCGTAGATGTACCGGAGCATGAATGTCCGTGTTAAGCGGGAGGCGGCCGCGGGCACTCCATAAGGTCACTTTCCAAAGCAACGCATCCATATTCTGAGGTGTCTGCTTACTGAGTCGCAACAGGTTGCTTTCGTTGACGCGAGGATTCTCGAAACGAATCTCGTCCGGTTTGACTGCCATGAGGCAGCGTGGGCGTAGCCTGGAATCACTGAGGTCAGTCAAAGCAACACCGGCTTTTGGCAGCAGGGTGATACTTTTTCCGCCAGGCAGGTGGAGTGCGATCGGATATGCATCTTTCCGGCAGCGTGCTATGGCGGTCTCCAGGATGTGTTGGAATAGGTTTTGGGAATCATAAAAAAGCTTGTCGCGGTCTGCTCCATTGACTAAGTCTGTACTGTTTTCAGTACCGCAACACTCATGGGTGATACGGGTTAGAGTTTCAAGGTTGCGTACGGCATTTTGAGTGTCGTTGGCAGCGAACCCTACCGGCATTCGTTTCTCTTCAGTATCGGGCTGTCCGATAGTGATCGGTTGTACTGATGGCTTGGGGGGAGATTCAGCTTTTTGGATTTTAACCGGTGTTTTTGTTTCGGTATCTGCGTTTTTATGGATTGGTTCATTGCGATAAAAGTCAATAATTGTCTTAAGTGAATCGACCTTTATTGGTTTACGCAGGAACTGCACGCCATCAATCTCTCGATCACGCACCGAGAGTGCGAGCATAGGGCGGTGAGGATAGTGGTTGCGCTGATGCTGAAGTAGTTTTTGACCGTTTAAACTGTCTAAATCCAGTATACACAACTGCGCCTGTTGTTCCGGCACTATGGTATACTTATCTTTGTTCTGCCTTTGGAGGAACAGTTCGAGCATGGCCATATCCCTATCGCTTACTCCCAATAGTGCTATTTTGAATAGCTTTTGATCGTTTCGAGTAGACATAAAGATTCCTCAATTTTCCAGCTTACTGCGTGTCTGATTCCATTCTTCAAGCGCAATAACAATGTTGTTGCCAAGCCTCTCCTGCATGCGTATCAGGTCTTCAAGTGAACGTGTATGGCTATACAGTTCCAGTAATTCGTGATGCAGTTCAGGGGTTTTTGGTGCTTCTATCAGTGCCTCTTCCAGGATCTGCTGCGCCTTGGATACATCGCCAAAATTAAGTTCTTCTCTCGCTAGGTCCAATGGATTCTGTTGTTTTAAGCTGGGCGTGGTTCGAGAGGTTTCTTTTTTTACGAGAATTGTATTCCCCGCAAAAAAGTTGCCGAGCACGGAATGGCGACTGGGTGGCAGCGACTGATCAGGTCGCAGTCCAGGTTTATAGTGCTTGAGAAACAGGTCATAGCGGTCTTGCGGCAGTATTTTTTTCAATTGTCGTAAAAGGCTGCCCCGTAGACTGATGCCCTTGTCGCCAAGTACCAAGTGAAGGTCCAGCATGGCGCCGAATGATGCATCAGCTTCATTGCATGCCAAGTGTAAGCGTACTCTGCGAACATGGTTGATCAGGTTGAATGGTTCGCGTGCGACAGAATATGCTAAATGTTTCGACCACAAGTTCAGGTCAACACCTTTAGGAATGGTTAAATCCCATTGAGGCTGATCAATGAAGGCCATCTGCATCGGATAGCCGGCCGTCTCAGCAGTGTATTCATCAAAATGAGGATTTTTTTGAGCGTCTGACATTAAAGCCACCTAATATCCATGTTCCCCTGAATGTCACGAAACCAGACAAGCAGAGACCCCTTCATTAATCCAGGGTAAAGAGTTGATTAAATTAAGCTTTAATGTCAGATAGAAGGATCAGCCTACACCCTTGAGTGCATCCCTTCAGTATTGCGTATGGTGGTCTGTCGCTCCAGAGAGGTTCTTGACATGTATCAGCCTAAAGATTTCCAGTTTTAACGGTAAGGATGACAATATCTTTAGTACTTTTGTGACTTAGATCACACATTATTCGAAGTAATGGTAGAAAGAAGAAGTTAATTCTGGATGTGTTTTCACGCGGTTGAATATGTGATGTCTGATTTATAGGCGGCCGTCGAGGGCTGTGGCGGCTAGTTCCTTAAAGCATGCATGCACTTGCCGCACACTTGTCATCCCCATGGCGTAGAAGGAATGGAGAGTTTATGTGCTGCCTTTTCAGGTCACGGGTATAAAGTTGTAGATAAGGCAGCAACTCAATTGTTTAAAGAGAACCCCAGTTGCTGCGGCGTCTTTGGAATCGCAGATGTGGCAGGATCAGGCCAATCAAAATGCCGGCAATGATGACACCCGCACCGATAAGGAACCAGTCACGTGTGGCCTCATTGCTGAGGCCGCGGTTTTCCTGCTTCAAATCCTCCGCTTCACGGGTCAGATCGGCAACCTGTTTGCGCAGTTCATTGCGTTCGTTGGAGATGCGAATTGCATTGGAAGCGGTTCTCTGGATGCTTTGCAGCTCCTGTTCCTGCTTGTCCTTGATCTGTTGCAGCTTTTTGTGTGAGGCCAGTAGTTCACGGTGATTCTTCTGCAGGTCGGCAAGGTTACGCCGCAGTTCACCCGGAGCTGCCTTCAACGCATCAATCTCCTTGCGCATGGTCTCCAATTGAGTACGTGCGACAGGTTCACTCAGCAGTTGCCTGGTTAGCACGAAGCCCTCTTTGGTGCCCACCCGAACCTTGCTGTAGCCGCTCTCCTTGTTGGTGGAGATGACCTCCACTGCAGTGCCGGTGTTGATGTAACGGGTTATGCGGTGTTTGATGCTCTCGCCGGTACGCATGGCGATCTTGAAGTCGTCAGTAACATAGTAGGTTTTTGCCTGAACCATCGCAGGCAGTAGCAGCAGGCAGAAGATCGAAATAGTGAATCTCTTCATGGCAATCTCTCAGTCCGACGATTATCGGGCATTTTACAACTCTAAGCGTTCCTTGTTACAAAACAGACCACATTTTAACAGGCTGTTTACCTGCCGAGCAGTAGAAACTCCATCAACGCCTTTTGAGAGTGGAGACGATTTTCCGCTTCGTCCCATACCACGCTCTCTTCTCTGTCAATGACGGATGCGCTTACCTCTTCACCGCGGTGGGCAGGCAGACAGTGAAAGAAAAGCGTGTCATCGGTCGCCCGTGCCATCAGCTCGTCGTTCACCTGGTAACGGGCGAACGCCTTCTCCCGCTGCACCTGTTCCTCCTCCTGTCCCATACTGGCCCAGACATCAGTGACGATCAGGTCGGCATCTTCTGCCGCAAGCAGGGGATCTCTCACAATGGAAACCTGTTCCTTCGCAGCCTGCAAGACCGTTGGATCGGGATCGTAACCCTCCGGACATGCGATGTTCAAGTGGAAGTCGAACCGTCTCGCTGCGTTGATATATGAGTGGCACATGTTATTCCCGTCGCCGATCCAGGCCACACGTTTGTCGCGGATATCACCCCGATGCTCGAAATATGTCTGCATATCCGCCAGCAGTTGGCAGGGATGGAGCAGATCGGTGAGTGCATTGATGACAGGCACCTTGGAGTGGGCGGCGAATCGCTCCAGGACAGATTGATCGTAGGTGCGGATCATGATGATATCGAGCATACGTGACAATACGCGCGCACTGTCTTCAATCGGTTCGCCACGCCCCAGTTGAGTATCCCTGGGTGAGAGAAAGAGGGCGTGTCCACCCAGCTGCGACATCCCCACCTCAAAGGAGACGCGGGTACGGGTGGATGATTTCTCGAAAATCATGCCGAGATTTTTGCCCTTCAGTGGCGTATGGGTATCGCCTCGATGCTGTATGCGCTTGAGTTCACTGGCTCTGCGGATCAGCGCATGCAGTTCATCGCTGCTGAGATCGAGAAGTGATAGAAAATGCCTTGTCATAGTTACTGTCTCAAACCGACAATCAAAGATATCCCAGGATCAATGCACTGACCTTGTCGATGATCTCTTCGCATTCGGCGTCACTGATGATCAGTGGAGGTAACAGTCGTACAACCTTATCGGCAGTGACATTGATCAGTATGCCCTGATCAAGGGCACGGGTTACCAGCTCAAAGCATGGCCGGTCAAGTTCGATACCGATCATAAGGCCGGATACGCGAATCGAGACCACTCCCTGTTGTTCGCCAAGCTTGGATTGAAAGCCGTTTCGCATGCGTTCACCCAGCTGTGCGGCCCTTGCTGCCAACTGGTGGGACTCAATTTGCTCCAGTACCGTCAGAGCAACTCGGCAGGCGAGTGGATTGCCGCCGAAGGTGGAACCGTGATTCCCGGGTGAGAACATCTCGGCCGCGGCACCCCTCGCCAGGCAGGCGCCGATAGGAACGCCGTTGCCCAATCCTTTCGCCAGGGTCATGACATCCGGCAGGATGTCGTTATGCTGGTGACTGAACATGCGGCCGGTGCGCCCGATCCCGGTCTGGATTTCATCCAGCATCATCAACCAATCGTTTTCATCGCAGATCTCGCGTATCCGATTGAGGTAATCCCCGTCGGGGATGTTGATCCCGCCTTCACCCTGGATGGGTTCAACAAGCACCGCTACTACGTTGTTGCTGTTGTTGGCGATTTCGGTGATCGCTTCGATATCATCGTATGGAACACGCACAAAACCCTGAACCAGGGGCTCGAATCCGGCCTGAACCTTGCGGTTGCCGGTGGCGGTCAGCGTGGCAAGGGTGCGACCATGGAAACTCTGGTCCATGACTATGATTGCGGGATTCCTGACCCCTTTTTTGTTGCCATGGAGACGGGCGATCTTTATCGCCGCTTCGTTGGCTTCGGCACCGGAATTGGCGAAAAAAACCCGGTCCATCGAGGCCATTTCGCAAAGTTTGGCACCCAGCTTTTCCTGGTAGGCAATGCCATAGATATTGGATGTGTGGAGCAAGGTTCCGGCCTGGTCACACAAGGCATCTCGAATCTCAGGGTGTGCATGTCCCAGCCCGCAGACGGCAATGCCGGCAATGGCGTCAAGATAGGAACGGCCCTGATCATCCCACAGCCGGGCGCCCTCACCCCGTAGGAAGGTTATAGGTAACCGATTGTAAGTCGTCATCAGAGAGTCGACCATGTGCATACCCATAAAACAAAAAAGGCATCCGTTTAGGACGCCAGTCAATGCGTTAGTCCCGCCAAATCGACAGGGAATCAAGTAGTTTACCTAGCCAGATGCAGTTTTTCAAACTTCTGTGCTGGCAGGGTCTGTGGATACCGATCTTGATTTCATAACCATGCAATGAGATGAATGGCGGCCTTCGACTATACGGCAGTTGGAGATTGGATGGCGGTTAGGCACAATGGACGATCCTTCTTGAATCAATCCTTGTAGAGGTGGAGAGTTATGTCGATTGCTATGACCCTGCATATCATTGGTGTCATTATTTGGGTTGGAGGGATGTTTTTTGCGCATATGGTTCTGCGTCCCGCGCTCAATGATTCTCTGGAGGCCCCACAACGTTTATCGCTTCTTTTGCGAGTATTTGATGGTTTCTTTCCCTGGGTTTGGGTGGCTGTCATTGCCATTGTGGCCAGCGGATTCTGGATGTTGTTCATGTTCTATGAAGATAACATCGGATTGTGGTTGGGATTTATGACGGTAGTGGGTATCTTGATGTCCGCTATTTTCGTTTTTATCTATGCCATTCCCTACAAACAGATTAGGGTGGCGCAAAAAGAGGATGACAAGCCGAAGTTAGTGGAGGCCGTCAGCCTGATACGACAACTGATACTGATTAATCTCACCTTTGGAATGCTGGTCACTGTAGTTGCTGTCGTGGGTAAGTATGGCCTGCTTCAATAATCCACGAGGGATGTTTCTCAAATCACTGGTCGTGTCGGAGAATGATGCCTGAAAACACAGAGTACAGATATTTATGGTGACATGATTATGGCTATGTCGATTTACTTGTTCTGCCGGCGCCTGATTGGAATTAGTATCGTTGCGCTCTTTCTGATCATGCCTTGTCCGGTTCTTGCGGAGGAGGATGCTGGAGGGTCCACAGACAAAGAGAGAAATACCCTCTCTACACTGCTCAATCTGGTAACCATCAGAGAGAATATAGAAGGGGATATTGCATCATTAAGCAGATCCGTCGCCGCTGCGGAGTCGGAGACGCAAAAGGCTTCATTGAAACAACAGCTGCTGAAACTGGATGCCGAGCTATCACGCACTGTTGAGAATTTTGAGAATATCTCCGCGGGGATCGATCTAACAAGCCTGCGTAGCGAGGATGAGACTCAGTTCGATCTCAAGCAGGAGTTGTTCTCTTTGCTCAAGCCTGCCATCGACGAGATGAAGGATATGACATCGAAGGTGCGTCAGAAATCGGAGTTGAAGGAGAAGATCGCCTATTACGGTGAAAGGCTGAAGATACTCGATAACGCCCTGAAAAATATTGAAGCCTTGCGTATGGAAAGTGATTCGGACAAGTTGAAGGCGTCCCTCGACATACTTACTGAAAAATGGCTCAAGAGTCACACATTCATGAGCAGCGAATATCAAGCGGCAGAATTACAGCTTGATGAAATACTCGCTTCCGAGGTCTCGATCACCGATGCATCACAGGACTATTTGAAACAGTTCTTTCAACGCCGCGGGCTCTATCTGATTGAAGCGATATTGGTGGTTGCGATCATTATTCTCCTCTCCAGGATGAGTGACAAGGCGATGAGACGCCTGATGCCTGGTTTTAAAAAGAGACACCGCAGTTTTCGTGTCAGGCTATTGGAGCTTGTGCATCGGATAGTGACTACCTTGCTGATCATCATTGGGCCCATGGTGGTTTTCTATGTTGTCGAAGATTGGGTGTTGTTCAGTTTGGGTATTCTGCTGCTGTTGGGAATGGCATGGGGGCTTCGCCAGGCCTTGCCCAGATATTGGCACCAGATACAGTTGTTTCTGAATATTGGCTCAGTGCGTGAGGGGGAGCGCATATTTTTGGATGGATTGCCCTGGCGGGTTGAGCAGATCAATGTCTTCTCCATCCTGGAGAATCCGGATGCAGGACTTGGTCTGCGAGTACCCATCGATGAACTGGTTGATCATAAATCGAGACCCAGTAATCCGGATGAGCCATGGTTTCCTTGCCAAAAGGGCGACTGGGTGATTCTCAGTGATGGAGTCAGGGGTCGAGTGACCGGAATTTCCCCGGAACTGGTGCAGCTGGTGGAACGGGGCGGCGCACAACTGACCTACCAAACCAGTGATTTCCTTGCCGCATCACCACGCAACCTGGCAACAAACTTCCGTATTAAAGAGGTGATTGGCGTCAGTTATGCACTTCAGGAGAAGAGTACGGATACTATCCCGGAAATCCTGCGGAACACGATTCAGCTGCGACTGGAGCAGGAGGGCTATACTGAACATCTGCTCAATTTGCGTGTTGAATTTTCTCAGGCCAACAGCTCTTCACTCGATATCACCGTGATTGCGGATTTCAGCGGTGAACTCGGGGAACTCTACAATCGCCTGCGCCGTGCTATTCAACGTTGGTGCGTGGATGCCTGTACTGAAAACGGATGGGAGATACCGTTTCCTCAAATGACCCTGAGTGGCAGTCTAGGCAAACTCCCTTGAAAATGGCCTATGCTTACCGATGCGGGGACGCGTAAGAACGCCTCCCAGGTGTTACCACCTGCTTCACTCTAATAAAAGAATAGGGGGTAGTATGAAACTGGAATACGAAGTCATCGAAGATCAATACGACGATACCACGCACATCAGAAGCATGACGGAACAGGCCCGTATACCGGGAGGTGGGTGGTTGATACGTACCACGCTCTATACACCCCACCAAATCGGTGTAGATGTACTGAGACTACCTGCCGTTAAAAAGAAAGGCGCCCTGTATAAACCCGTGGGCTGATGCTTATTCAGCCGCCAAGGGCCGACATCGGGCGAATGATCGCGGTCGGCGTTTCGCCGAAATGATGTCGTTCCGGTTTGCGTGCAATGGCGGAGTGAATTGCCGCCTGTATGTCTGCATCCGTTGCACCCTCGCGCATCAGGGGACGCAGTGCCAGCTTATCTTCCTGTCCAAGGCAGAGATGGAGATCGCCGCTCACGGAGACTCGTACACGATTGCAGGTTGCACAGAAGTGTTGTGACTGCGGGGTGATGAACCCGATTACGAGATCGGAGTCATCGATCTGGAAATAGCGAGCCGGACCGCTTCCACGCATCGCCGCGGGTTGTAACTTATAGCGTTTATTAAGCCGTGCCTCGATCTCGGAGAGCGGCATGTAATGCTCAGAGGCAGACAGTCCGCCCTGACCGACCGGCATGGTTTCGATAAAGCGCAGGGTGAGGCCCCGTTCCATGCAGTACTCGATCATGCTCTCGACTTCATCGTCGTTGATGCCCCGCATGATGACCATGTTCAGTTTTATCGGTGTCAGACCAACCGCCTGTGCACTGGCTATACCTTCCAAAACCGGTTGCAACCGGCTGCCGGTGATCGTTTTAAATTTTTTCTCGTTGAGTGAATCGAGACTGATATTGAGTCGTGTCACGCCCGCATCGCTCAATGGTCCGGCAAATTGGCTGAGGCGGGAGGCATTGGTGCTGAGGGACAACTCCTCGATACCTTGAAGGGCGGCGATACGGCGGGCAATGTCCTCCAGCTCCTTGCGGACGAGAGGCTCACCTCCGGTGAGTCTGACATGTTTGACGCCAAGCGCGGCAAATTGAGCGATGAGCCGTTCCACTTCATCGGTAGTGAGCCAATCATCGGGTGTCTCGAACGTTCTATGGCTCCTGGGAAGGCAATAAAAACAGCGAAAATCACAGCGATCTGTGACGGATAGGCGCAGGTACTCGATCCGTCTGCCGAACGTGTCACTTAGCATGGCCGCCTCTCACACAATCATTTTCTGTCATTATAGACCTATCAGTCAAACTAATCATTCAACGGTATTGGGAAAAGGTCAACTGTTTTCCCTCGGTCGCTGAATATGCCGCTACAGCTTCTCAAAGACTGCATTCATAACCTGGGTGGCTGACGGTGCATCCTGCTAATAAGGGATTTGCCGACAGGAATTCTTAACCGTTTGATTACAAAGTACTTTTAATTGAGCGCAGGAAAAATGTCCGTATGTCCATATCAAAACTCGGCGTTGGGATCGAACCCTTCGGGGAGTGAATGGGCAATCCCTTTATGGCAATCGATACAGGTTTTTTGCGGTTCCTTTCCATCCACAGCGTCCCAGTAGTGAGGATCGTGCTGCTCGGAACTGCGTGGTGCCTGTCTGTCCAGATCCATTGAGACGAACTTGTGGCAGTTACGGCACTCCCGGGAGTCGGTCTTCTTCATCGAGCGCCAAACATTCTGTGCCAGCTCGAGACGCTTGGCTTCGTACTTCTCCGGCGTGTCGATGGTTCCCAGCATCTTGTGGTAGAGCTCATTGGTTGCCTGAATCTTGCGCACGACTTTGTGGATCCACTCCTTGGGGACATGGCAGTCAGGGCAGGTGGCGCGAACACCGGTCCTGTTGGTGAAGTGGATCGTCTCCTGCAGCTCTTGGTAGACCGTCTGTTCCATTTCATGGCATGAGATACAGAAGGTTTCGGTATTTGTCATCTCCATTGCGGTATTGAATCCACCCCACAATATGACACCGGCAACGATACCGACGGCTATCAGGAACAGCCCGCCTTTTTTCTTACTTTCGTTCATACTTACTTTTCACTAGTTGATTTGTCTACTGCTATTCAGTGAATCGTGGTCGCCTCCATTCGAGGCGACCCGATTCGGCTGAATACTATTTGGCACCTTGAAAGTTGTTTTGCACCAGGGGATCCGCGCCCACCTGGGGTGCATGGCACTGGTTACAGAAGTATCGGCGGCTGGAGATAGTCTTCAGAACCTTGCCCTCACGATCCTCATAGTGGCTATCACCCACCTTGGGCGCCTTCTCTTTCTCGTAGGTGGCTTCGCTGTGACATTTCATGCAACCGTTGTTCTTCAGGTTGACTTCGTATTTGTCCACTTCGTGCGGCACCATGGGCGGTTGCAGCTTGAAGCTTCTTTCGATGCCGCCTTTCACATTGACGAGCTTCAGGTCGGCCGGTTTTTTCGCCATGGTGTCGAGTGCATCGCCACGCAGCGATTGAACGTCGGCCAACAGGGCAGTCGACAGGAACATGGTTGCGATTGCCGCAAGTGTCAGTAGTGCGATTTTTTTCATACCTTTCTCCATCATCACTCTCATAAACAGAATTGGTTTGATGTGCCGGTCAGGCCCGGACACCCCGATTGACTTCAACCTCTCGCTTGTACTCGTCGATTTTTTTGGCGTGACGTCCGCCATAACTGAAAACCTCTGGTGCACAGATATCGATACAGCGCCCACAATTGGTGCAGTCGGAAGAGAGAATCACCGGGCTCAGCCCCTTCTTCTCCCCCTTCAGCGCCGGCTTGATCACCTGCGGTTCCGGACAGACCACGTAGCACTCCATACAGTCGTTGCAGGCCTGACGCTCAAGGGCGTTGACCCGCAACAGGCTCTTACTGCCGACCAGGTTGTAGAAAGCACCCACTGGACAGATGTGTCCGCACCAGCCGTCCTTCGCCACAATCAGATCGAACAGAAAGATCCCCAGGACCATGATCCAGGCTGCACCCATGCCGAAGACAATGCCGCGGAACATCATGGAGACCGGATTGACCAGTTCCCAGATGATGCCCCCGGTCACCACCAGCGGCAGGATCAACGTCAGCGCCAACATCCAGTAGCGGGTGGAACGCGAGAGCTGCGAGGTGGTTCTGATCCCCAGCTTGCGCCGCAACCAGGCGGCCAGGTCGGTGACCATGTTGACCGGGCAGACCCAGGAGCAGTAGACCCGGCCTCCCACCAGGAAGTAGAAGACCAGCACGATGACCACGCCGATAATGGCGGCAGTCTCCGGAACCACTCCCGACAGACTGGCTTGCAGCAACACATAGGGGTCGGTCAGCGGCAGCACGTCCAGGGTCAGGTTTGAGGCCAGGTTGCCCTTCACGATCCAGATGCCGAGCCAGGGACCGGTCAAGAACAGCGCCAGAATCCCGAGTTGACTGAGTCGCCTCAGGATCAGGAACTTGTGGGCCTTGAACCAGCCTTTTTCGGCAATGGCATCGTCACCCAATGTCTTCATGTCTAACATGCTACTTGTCCATGAAACCGCTATTGAGTGTATCCAGAGGATTGGAGGAGAAGGGTGTCTCCCCGGCCTCGCCTTCGATGATCAAGCCTTCACCCTGCAGGTCGTAACGCACCCCTTCGGGCAGGTTGTAACGATGCTCGGTGTCGGGAGTGACCAGTGACTTGCCCGCTTTCTCTTTCTCCTTCCAGCCCAAACGGTAGTGCTTGCCCAATTCACCCTTCGCAAGGTGCATGGGAAAGACCTTGATGGCCGCCTCTTCCAGAATGCATGCGCGTTCACAGAGTCCGCAGCCGGTACAGGCTTCGGAGTGGACTATGGGAATGAACAGGGCATGCTTACCGGAACGGGTGTTGTGCTGCATGTCCAGGGTGATGGCGCGATTGCGGATCGGACAGACGTTGAAGCAGACTTCACAACGCAGTCCGTGGAACGCAATGCAGTTCTCCTGGTCGATGAGCACAGCCAGGCCCATACGCGAATCTTCGATATCTTTCAGGTCATGGTCGAGGGCGTTGGTGGGACAGGCCACCACACAGGGAATGTCCTCGCACATCTCACACGGCCCGGTACGGGCGATGAAATAGGGCGTTCCCGTGGCGACTTCGTCACCGACCTCACCCAGAAACAGAATGTCGTAGGGACAATCGCGCACACAGAGGCCGCAGCGAATGCAGGCGCCGAGAAAATCCTCCTCCGGCAAGGCGCCGGGGGGGCGAATGTAGTTGGCCGGCATGGTAGAGGCCCGTTTCGAATAGGCGCCCAGTCCCAGTCCGACCAATCCTACACCACAGGCGGTTTTGAGCATATTGCCCAGAAACT
This sequence is a window from Candidatus Thiodiazotropha sp. LNASS1. Protein-coding genes within it:
- the napH gene encoding quinol dehydrogenase ferredoxin subunit NapH — protein: MLDMKTLGDDAIAEKGWFKAHKFLILRRLSQLGILALFLTGPWLGIWIVKGNLASNLTLDVLPLTDPYVLLQASLSGVVPETAAIIGVVIVLVFYFLVGGRVYCSWVCPVNMVTDLAAWLRRKLGIRTTSQLSRSTRYWMLALTLILPLVVTGGIIWELVNPVSMMFRGIVFGMGAAWIMVLGIFLFDLIVAKDGWCGHICPVGAFYNLVGSKSLLRVNALERQACNDCMECYVVCPEPQVIKPALKGEKKGLSPVILSSDCTNCGRCIDICAPEVFSYGGRHAKKIDEYKREVEVNRGVRA
- the napG gene encoding ferredoxin-type protein NapG, yielding MSETERKNEINRRQFLGNMLKTACGVGLVGLGLGAYSKRASTMPANYIRPPGALPEEDFLGACIRCGLCVRDCPYDILFLGEVGDEVATGTPYFIARTGPCEMCEDIPCVVACPTNALDHDLKDIEDSRMGLAVLIDQENCIAFHGLRCEVCFNVCPIRNRAITLDMQHNTRSGKHALFIPIVHSEACTGCGLCERACILEEAAIKVFPMHLAKGELGKHYRLGWKEKEKAGKSLVTPDTEHRYNLPEGVRYDLQGEGLIIEGEAGETPFSSNPLDTLNSGFMDK